One genomic segment of Vibrio quintilis includes these proteins:
- the fadR gene encoding fatty acid metabolism transcriptional regulator FadR: MVIKAKSPAGFAEKYIIESIWNGRFPPGSILPAERELSELIGVTRTTLREVLQRLARDGWLTIQHGKPTKVNQFMETSGLHILDTLMTLDADNATSIVEDLLAVRTNISPIFMRYAFKVNQSQSQKTIQRVIESCESLLNAESWDDFIENSQYAGKILHHIKSEEEDLEEREQKLIAKTFNFYDYMLFQRLAFHSGNQIYGLIFNGLKKLYDRVGSYYFSNPEARDLALNFYKDLLVLCCSENREQLPALIRQYGIESGQIWNEMKRSLPTSFTEDDC; encoded by the coding sequence ATGGTCATTAAGGCAAAAAGCCCGGCTGGTTTTGCAGAAAAATATATTATAGAAAGTATCTGGAATGGACGTTTTCCTCCAGGTTCTATTCTCCCTGCCGAAAGAGAACTGTCAGAACTAATTGGTGTTACGAGAACGACTTTACGGGAAGTTTTACAACGTTTAGCCCGTGATGGCTGGTTAACGATTCAGCATGGAAAACCGACTAAGGTTAATCAGTTTATGGAGACTTCAGGACTACATATTCTGGATACCCTGATGACGCTCGATGCAGACAATGCAACGAGTATTGTTGAAGATTTACTTGCGGTACGAACTAACATCAGTCCAATTTTTATGCGTTATGCATTTAAAGTGAATCAAAGTCAGTCACAAAAAACGATTCAGAGAGTTATTGAGTCCTGTGAATCGTTACTGAATGCTGAATCCTGGGATGACTTTATTGAGAACTCACAGTATGCCGGGAAGATTCTTCATCACATTAAAAGTGAAGAAGAAGATCTGGAAGAAAGAGAGCAGAAGTTAATCGCCAAGACTTTCAATTTTTATGACTACATGTTATTTCAGCGTTTGGCATTTCATTCGGGAAATCAGATATATGGACTGATTTTTAATGGATTGAAGAAGCTTTATGATCGTGTGGGCTCCTATTATTTTTCAAATCCGGAAGCCCGGGATCTGGCACTGAATTTCTACAAAGATTTGTTGGTTTTATGTTGTTCAGAAAACCGGGAACAATTACCTGCTCTGATTCGTCAGTATGGTATAGAAAGTGGTCAAATCTGGAATGAAATGAAGCGTTCTTTACCGACCAGCTTTACTGAAGATGATTGCTAG
- the nhaB gene encoding Na(+)/H(+) antiporter NhaB, producing MPISLRNAFIKNFLGKAPDWYKLAIIAFLIINPIVFFYVSPFVAGWCLVAEFIFTLAMALKCYPLQPGGLLAIEAVAIGMTSPEQVKHELVANIEVLLLLIFMVAGIYFMKQLLLFIFTKILLGVRSKVKLSLAFCVAAAFLSAFLDALTVIAVIISVAVGFYAIYHKVASGRGEHHSHDHTRDEHISDLTRDDLENYRSFLRSLLMHSGVGTALGGVMTMVGEPQNLIIADQAHWHFGEFLIRMSPVTFPVFIFGVFTCILVEKMKIFGYGATLPENVRKILVDYETEQKKHRTNLDVAKLWIQGLIAVWLIVGLAVHVAAVGLIGLSVIILATTFTGVIDEHAIGKAFEEALPFTALLAVFFSIVAVIIDQHLFKPVIEAVLHLENADLQLAMFYIANGLLSMVSDNVFVGTVYINEVKTALNEGVITRDQFDLLAVAINTGTNLPSVATPNGQAAFLFLLTSALAPLIRLSYGRMVIMALPYTIVLAIIGLLGIMFLVEPMTAAYYDLHWISHHVPQALSPVTSGGGH from the coding sequence ATGCCTATTTCATTAAGAAATGCTTTTATTAAAAATTTCCTTGGAAAGGCGCCAGACTGGTATAAGCTGGCAATCATCGCGTTTCTTATCATCAACCCTATCGTCTTCTTTTATGTGAGCCCATTCGTTGCAGGCTGGTGCCTTGTCGCAGAATTCATCTTTACTCTGGCAATGGCTCTGAAATGTTACCCCCTTCAACCCGGGGGATTACTTGCTATAGAAGCAGTTGCAATAGGAATGACCAGTCCGGAACAGGTCAAACATGAATTAGTTGCAAATATTGAAGTACTCCTTCTCCTGATCTTTATGGTTGCGGGTATCTACTTCATGAAACAACTGCTGCTTTTCATATTCACGAAAATACTTTTAGGCGTACGTTCAAAAGTAAAACTTTCACTGGCATTTTGTGTCGCGGCTGCGTTTCTTTCCGCATTCTTAGATGCACTGACAGTTATTGCTGTCATTATTAGTGTCGCTGTCGGTTTCTATGCGATATACCATAAAGTGGCTTCCGGCCGCGGGGAGCATCATTCTCATGATCACACCCGTGATGAGCATATCTCAGATCTCACAAGAGATGACCTGGAAAACTACCGTTCTTTCCTCAGGTCTCTTTTGATGCATTCTGGTGTTGGAACTGCCTTAGGTGGCGTAATGACAATGGTGGGCGAGCCTCAAAACCTTATCATTGCAGATCAGGCCCACTGGCATTTTGGTGAGTTCCTGATTCGGATGTCTCCGGTGACATTCCCCGTTTTCATTTTTGGTGTTTTCACATGTATTCTTGTCGAAAAAATGAAAATCTTTGGCTACGGAGCTACGCTCCCTGAAAACGTACGAAAAATTCTGGTTGATTATGAAACAGAACAGAAAAAACATCGTACAAATCTTGATGTAGCAAAACTCTGGATACAGGGACTGATTGCGGTTTGGTTGATCGTCGGTTTAGCTGTTCATGTCGCAGCTGTTGGTCTAATCGGGTTGTCAGTCATAATTCTTGCGACAACATTCACCGGAGTCATTGACGAACACGCGATCGGTAAAGCATTTGAAGAAGCATTGCCATTTACAGCTTTGCTTGCAGTCTTCTTCTCTATTGTTGCCGTCATCATCGACCAACATCTGTTTAAGCCGGTAATAGAAGCGGTGCTACATCTGGAAAACGCAGATCTGCAGCTGGCAATGTTCTATATAGCGAATGGTTTACTTTCAATGGTGTCTGATAACGTCTTTGTCGGAACTGTTTACATCAACGAAGTGAAGACAGCGCTTAATGAAGGTGTTATCACACGTGATCAGTTCGACCTGCTTGCTGTCGCTATTAACACCGGAACTAACCTGCCATCCGTAGCAACCCCGAATGGACAAGCTGCATTCCTGTTCTTGCTGACTTCAGCATTAGCACCTTTGATCAGATTATCTTATGGGCGAATGGTTATCATGGCTCTGCCTTATACCATCGTACTGGCAATTATCGGTTTACTTGGCATTATGTTCCTTGTTGAGCCAATGACAGCAGCTTATTACGATCTGCACTGGATATCTCACCATGTGCCTCAGGCCCTTTCTCCTGTAACATCTGGCGGCGGTCACTAA
- the dsbB gene encoding disulfide bond formation protein DsbB gives MTLITKLNQFSQRRVSWLVLFLSVIFFELCALFFQHGLKLAPCVMCIYERIAMLGIAGAALIGLIAPGNIFFRGIGLLGWGYTAFRGFTLANQHVEYQLHPSPFATCDAFVQLPHWAPLNQWMPWMFKAYGDCSEISWQFLNLSMPQWLVIIFAANILIAVIFILSQLKSSR, from the coding sequence GTGACACTAATAACTAAACTAAATCAATTTTCCCAGCGTCGGGTTTCCTGGCTTGTATTATTTCTATCCGTTATATTCTTTGAGTTATGTGCACTTTTCTTTCAACATGGATTAAAACTGGCGCCATGTGTCATGTGTATTTATGAAAGAATAGCAATGTTAGGTATCGCGGGAGCTGCATTAATTGGATTAATCGCTCCGGGAAATATCTTCTTCAGAGGGATAGGGTTACTTGGATGGGGATACACCGCATTCCGGGGATTCACTCTGGCAAATCAGCATGTAGAATATCAATTACACCCTTCACCATTTGCCACTTGTGATGCATTTGTTCAACTACCACACTGGGCACCTTTAAACCAGTGGATGCCATGGATGTTTAAAGCCTATGGCGATTGTAGTGAAATTTCCTGGCAGTTTCTGAATCTTTCAATGCCACAATGGCTGGTGATTATCTTTGCAGCCAACATTTTAATCGCAGTGATATTTATTCTTTCTCAGCTAAAAAGTAGTCGTTGA